ATTCCCTGGGCCGGTATCACCATCAGAAGGAGAAGAATAAATGAAATGATAGTTGTAAACACCATAGATCTCTATTTAGAGTCTGTCTATAAAGTCGAACAGTAATCGTTTTTCCATCATTTCCCGAAAGCGTTCGGGGAATCGTTCTTTAAGAAGGATTCCCGACTCGCTTCGCTTGCGGGAATGACAAATGACTGTAGTTTATACACAAACACTATTTAGAGTCTGTGTATAAACTCAACAATAGAGCCGTCATTCCCGCGGTCTGTTGGGCCGGAATCCAGTCTTTTCAGTAACTTCCGGATACCCGACTACAGACTTCGGGTATGACAAAAATATAAAACAGCAGTTTATACACAGACTCTATTTAGAGTCTGTGTATAAAGTCAATATCTCTATCTGTCATTCCGGCAGTTCTTAAGCCGGAATCTATTCTTTTCAATGCTTTCTGGATACCCGACTACAGACTTCGGGCATGACAAAAATAAAAAATGGCAATTTATACACAGACTCTATTTAGGTTTGGAGGACTTGCAACAGAAAAGGAAAGGGATATTAAAACAGGGGCATGCATGTTCGGGAAAATGGGGTTAGGGTTTAACTATTCTGAAACAAATATGTTCTGACAAACACAACCGGAGTGTTGGAAGGAGGTAAAGGATGCCGGTGGCAGGTGCCGTCGTAGTGCCCATGAGCAAGGATGTCGAGGGAGGACTGGTCAAACGGCTGAAGGGGATATCATCGGTTGAAGTCAAGGATGTGGGGCCCAAAGGTGTTGCCATTGTCCTTGAAGCCGACAGCACTCAGCTCTTAAAGGAAATCTCGGAGGAAATCAATCAATGGGGGGAGGTTATAGAGTTCGACCTGGTTTACCTGAACTGGGAAGACGCTGATAAAAACGTGAAACCATCAATCCTTGACGGGCTGTTGCCCAAACCATAACCTGTAGCCCCTGAAATAAATTCTTACGCAACAGCATGTTAACATCTAACTTCTGAGGAGGTATTTATGAAGAAACTCCATGTCTTTTTAATTGTACTCGCAATCGGGGGTATTATCTTGCCCTCGGCAGTCACGGCCGGGAGTGTTGGAGTGGACCCGTGCCTTAGCTGCCACAACACTGTAACGCCCGGCATCGTGAAACAGTGGCAAGAGAGCAAGCACAGCAAGGTTGGTGTGAAGTGCTATGTCTGCCATCAGGCAAAGAAAGACGACCCCGCCGGGTTTGACCACAACGGCTTCAGGGTAACGGCAATCGTTACACCAAAGTACTGTGAGAGCTGCCATGCAAAGGCGGTGAAGGAGTTCAGGGAGAGCATGCACGACGAGGCAGGACTGTTTTCTCTCTCTGCGTACGGTGTAGTTTCAGGCGAAAAGGTGGAAGACGGTGTAACTCTGGGACAGACAAAAAACTACAAAGCCAACTTCTCAAGAGAAACGGCTGAGGCAGGCTGTCTTGACTGTCACGGCACCGTCATCAAGGTAGGCAAGGAGGGCAAGCTGATTAACTGGCCCAATGTAGGGATAGGCAGGTTCAATCCCGATGGAAGCGTCGGTTCATGTACGGCATGCCACACAAGACACAGGTTCAGTATTGCAGATGCAAGGAAACCGGAGACATGCGGACAGTGCCATCTTGGACCCGATCATCCACAGAGAGAGATCTACGAGGAGAGCAAACACGGCAACATATACTCGGCAAACGGCGAGAAATGGAACTGGAATGTGCCACCCGGACAGTGGGGTCCCGGGGACATAGGGGCCCCGACGTGTGCTACCTGCCATATGAGCGGCTTCGGAGGCGCTGTTGAGAGCACACACAACGTAAGTGCAAGACTCAAGTGGGAGCTTGAACCCGCCTTCTCATGGCCGACTGAGGCAAAGTACCTGTCTGGAAAAGAGAGATACCCGATAGATCCCGACATCGCAAGGAGATATGAGAAGATCCACAATCTCCCTGCGGGATCACTGAAGTCGGTAAAGACGGGAGCGCCTAACCCGTTCGGCATTGCAAAGAAGTTTGCACCTGATGTATACAAGGCGTATGTGGGGCCCGGCAAGTGGTGGTCAAAGGGTGATACCCGTCTCGACGCCTTTGGTGGTGCTGCCCTCAGATCCCCTGATGCAAAGCGCGAGGATATGCTGAAGGTCTGCACCCAATGCCATGTAAGAAGCTGGGCGGAAGGTGACCTCAATAAGGCCGACAAGGTAATCGATGTCTACAATGCCGTCGTACTTTCAATCAAGAAGAAGTACTACGATCCGATCAAGAAGGAAAAACTGGATGAGGGTATCAAGTTTAACGGCAAGAGCGAAGCGGACAACCTCTGGCATGAGATATGGCATCATGAGGGCCGAATCTGGAGAATGGGCGGGTTCATGCAGGGTCAGGACTGGGAACTGTGGAAAGGCTCCTATGAGGTATCCGATGACGGTTCCCATATGGCTGACTGGCTTGATAAACTCCGGACAAGGAAGGCGGTAAAGGAAAAGCTCGGAATAAAATAATCCGAAAGGAAATCCATGATTAGAGAAAAAGGGGGGCGGGTATCTCCCGCCCCCCTTTTTCTTCATCCCTTCCCCGCCTCTCAATGAAAGAACCCAAAACGAACGATAATAAAGGGTATAATATCCTGTGCCATGTACAGGAAATACCTCGACACCATAAGACCCGCTG
This DNA window, taken from bacterium BMS3Abin08, encodes the following:
- the hao1_2 gene encoding hydroxylamine oxidoreductase precursor, giving the protein MKKLHVFLIVLAIGGIILPSAVTAGSVGVDPCLSCHNTVTPGIVKQWQESKHSKVGVKCYVCHQAKKDDPAGFDHNGFRVTAIVTPKYCESCHAKAVKEFRESMHDEAGLFSLSAYGVVSGEKVEDGVTLGQTKNYKANFSRETAEAGCLDCHGTVIKVGKEGKLINWPNVGIGRFNPDGSVGSCTACHTRHRFSIADARKPETCGQCHLGPDHPQREIYEESKHGNIYSANGEKWNWNVPPGQWGPGDIGAPTCATCHMSGFGGAVESTHNVSARLKWELEPAFSWPTEAKYLSGKERYPIDPDIARRYEKIHNLPAGSLKSVKTGAPNPFGIAKKFAPDVYKAYVGPGKWWSKGDTRLDAFGGAALRSPDAKREDMLKVCTQCHVRSWAEGDLNKADKVIDVYNAVVLSIKKKYYDPIKKEKLDEGIKFNGKSEADNLWHEIWHHEGRIWRMGGFMQGQDWELWKGSYEVSDDGSHMADWLDKLRTRKAVKEKLGIK